The Triticum aestivum cultivar Chinese Spring chromosome 3A, IWGSC CS RefSeq v2.1, whole genome shotgun sequence genome includes a region encoding these proteins:
- the LOC123056844 gene encoding early nodulin-like protein 2 has protein sequence MAVALLAVALLLLATGCAGRDFIVGGRGGWTANPAEPFNHWAERNRFQVNDRLVFRYKGQEDSVLVVNQSHYDACNTSDPFMRLGGGESGFVLSYSGPHFFISGDAGRCHAGERLIVVVLAVRATPSPAPLKPSPPPKSSPSSPPPAPAAAGNSSTSPPQALAPPAAGNSSTSPPPAPAPPAAGNSSTSPPPELAPPPVTNE, from the exons ATGGCGGTGGCGCTGCTCGCCGTGGCCCTCCTACTGCTGGCGACGGGCTGTGCGGGGCGCGACTTCATCGTCGGCGGCCGCGGCGGGTGGACGGCGAACCCCGCTGAGCCGTTCAACCACTGGGCCGAGCGCAATCGCTTCCAGGTCAACGACCGCCTCG TGTTTAGGTATAAAGGGCAAGAGGACTCGGTGCTGGTGGTGAACCAGAGCCACTACGACGCATGCAACACCAGCGACCCCTTCATGCGCCTCGGCGGCGGCGAATCCGGCTTCGTCCTCTCCTACTCCGGCCCTCACTTTTTCATCAGCGGCGACGCCGGACGCTGCCACGCCGGCGAGCgcctcatcgtcgtcgtcctcgccgTGCGCGCTACCCCCTCACCTGCTCCTTTAAAACCGTCGCCACCACCCAAGTCATCCCCCTCGTCGCCACCTCCCGCTCCAGCAGCTGCGGGGAATTCTTCTACGTCGCCACCTCAGGCGCTGGCGCCGCCGGCTGCGGGGAATTCTTCCACGTCGCCACCTCCGGCGCCAGCGCCGCCGGCCGCGGGGAATTCTTCCACTTCGCCGCCTCCGGAACTAGCGCCGCCGCCGGTAACGAATG AGTAA